The proteins below are encoded in one region of Oreochromis niloticus isolate F11D_XX linkage group LG6, O_niloticus_UMD_NMBU, whole genome shotgun sequence:
- the msmo1 gene encoding methylsterol monooxygenase 1 yields MAVNGTANILSSAYLAVEYVDAVLPENPFQPSLKHAWGYMLDNYTKFQIATWGSLIVHELIYFLFCLPGFLFQFLPFMQKYKIQQDKPETWEKQWRCFKMLLFNHFCIQLPLICGTYYFTEYFNIPYDWDSMPRWPYLLAQCFGCAVVEDAWHYFLHRILHHRRIYKYIHKVHHEFTAPFGMQAEYAHPAETIILGAGFFIGIMIFCNHVFFLWAWVAFRLMETIDVHSGYDIPLNPLHLIPFYAGARFHDFHHMNFVGNYASTFTWWDKLLKTDSQYNSYMEKQTDKKTQ; encoded by the exons ATGGCGGTGAACGGCACTGCAAACATTTTGAGCTCTGCCTATCTTGCAGTCGAGTATGTCGATGCTGTTCTGCCAGAAAACCCGTTCCAGCCCTCCCTGAAACACGCCTGGGGCTACATGCTGGACAACTACACCAAATTCCAGATTGCCACCTGGGGCTCGCTCATCGTCCATGAGTTAATCTATTTCCTGTTCTGCCTGCCCGGTTTTCTCTTCCAGTTCCTGCCCTTCATGCAAAAATACAAGATTcagcag gACAAGCCAGAGACGTGGGAGAAACAGTGGAGGTGTTTCAAGATGCTGCTTTTCAACCATTTCTGCATCCAGCTGCCTTTGATCTGTGGCACTTACTACTTTACCGAGTATTTCAACATTCCTTATGACTGGGACTCCATGCCACGCTG GCCATATCTCCTGGCTCAGTGCTTCGGCTGTGCTGTTGTTGAGGATGCCTGGCACTATTTCCTTCATCGCATACTGCATCACCGCCGGATCTACAAGTACATCCACAAAGTCCACCATGAGTTCACT GCTCCGTTTGGCATGCAGGCAGAATACGCTCACCCCGCTGAGACGATCATCCTCGGGGCTGGCTTCTTCATTGGCATCATGATCTTCTGCAACCACGTGTTCTTCCTCTGGGCCTGGGTCGCCTTCCGTCTGATGGAGACCATCGATGTCCACAG CGGTTACGACATTCCTTTGAACCCGCTCCACCTGATCCCGTTCTACGCCGGCGCTCGTTTCCACGACTTCCACCACATGAACTTTGTCGGGAACTACGCCTCCACCTTCACTTGGTGGGACAAACTGCTGAAGACAGACAGCCAGTACAACAGCTACATGGAGAAGCAGACAGATAAGAAGACGCAGTAA
- the klhl2 gene encoding kelch-like protein 2 isoform X1, with protein MVHAAGPSFQPLKNTRIMDSHPLCTRLCPHSLDKEDGVERHGPVTLNPRHMRKAFKVMNELRSQSLLCDVTIVAEDVEIAAHRVVLAAGSPYFHAMFTGEMAESRAKRVRIKEMDGWTLGLLIDYIYTAEIQVTEDNVQALLPAAGLLQLNEVKKACCEFLSSQLHPSNCLGIRAFADLHACSQLLTQANSFAEQHFTEVVGSEEFLNLGMEQVSSLIASDKLTIPSEEKVFEAVIAWVNHDKDVRQEHLAHLMEHVRLPLLSREYLVQRVEEESLIKNSSACKDYLIEAMKYHLLPADQRALMKTARTRMRTPACCPKVMVVVGGQAPKAIRSVECYDFEEQRWYQVAELPTRRCRAGVVYVAGCVYAVGGFNGSLRVRTVDCYDPMMDRWTSVSSMQDRRSTLGASVLNGLLYAVGGFDGSTGLSTVEAYNAKTDEWFHVAPMSTRRSSVGVGVVNGILYAVGGYDGATRQCLSTVEAYNPKSNTWSYIAEMGTRRSGAGVGVLKGLLYAVGGHDGPLVRKSCEVYDPATNSWRQVADMNMCRRNAGVCAVNNVLYVVGGDDGSCNLASVEFYNPITDKWTLLPTCMSTGRSYAGVTVIDKPL; from the exons ATGGTGCATGCCGCTGGGCCAAGTTTTCAGCCTCTGAAAAACACCAGAATCATGGACAGTCATCCGCT GTGCACTAGACTTTGTCCACACTCTCTGGACAAAGAGGACGGAGTGGAAAGGCACGGTCCCGTCACTCTGAACCCTCGCCACATGAGGAAGGCGTTCAAAGTCATGAACGAGCTGCGCAG CCAGAGCCTGTTGTGTGATGTGACCATAGTGGCAGAGGACGTCGAGATCGCTGCTCACAGAGTGGTTCTGGCTGCTGGGAGCCCTTACTTTCACGCTATGTTCACAG GGGAGATGGCAGAAAGTAGGGCAAAACGAGTAAGGATAAAGGAGATGGATGGCTGGACTCTGGGCCTGCTGATTGACTACATCTACACGGCGGAGATACAGGTCACGGAGGATAATGtgcag GCGCTGTTGCCTGCAGCGGGGCTGCTCCAGCTGAACGAGGTGAAAAAGGCTTGCTGTGAGTTCCTGAGCTCTCAGCTTCATCCGTCCAACTGCCTGGGAATAAGAGCCTTCGCTGACCTACACGCCTGCTCCCAGCTTCTCACGCAGGCTAACAGCTTCGCAG AGCAACATTTCACCGAGGTGGTCGGGAGTGAGGAGTTTCTTAATTTGGGCATGGAGCAAGTGTCCAGCCTTATCGCCAGCGACAAGCTCACCATACCCTCGGAGGAGAAG GTTTTTGAGGCCGTCATAGCTTGGGTCAACCACGATAAAGACGTCCGCCAGGAGCATTTGGCTCACCTGATGGAACATGTCCGCCTGCCGCTCCTCTCCAGAGAATACCTGGTGCAG CGGGTGGAGGAGGAGTCTCTGATTAAGAACAGCAGTGCCTGTAAAGACTACCTGATTGAGGCCATGAAGTACCACCTCCTGCCGGCCGACCAGAGAGCTCTGATGAAGACCGCCCGTACACGCATGAGGACTCCAGCCTGCTGTCCTAAG GTGATGGTGGTGGTTGGCGGTCAGGCTCCTAAGGCCATTCGAAGTGTTGAATGTTACGACTTTGAGGAGCAGCGATGGTACCAAGTGGCTGAACTCCCAACTAGGAGGTGCCGAGCAG GTGTGGTGTATGTGGCCGGGTGCGTGTACGCGGTGGGCGGTTTCAACGGTTCTTTGCGTGTGCGGACGGTCGACTGTTACGACCCGATGATGGACCGCTGGACGAGCGTGAGCAGCATGCAGGACCGTCGATCGACGCTCGGGGCCTCTGTGCTCAACGGACTCCTGTACgctgttggaggctttgacggTAGCACAG GTCTGTCTACGGTCGAGGCGTATAACGCTAAGACAGACGAGTGGTTCCATGTGGCGCCCATGAGCACCCGACGCAGCAGTGTAGGAGTCGGCGTTGTCAATG GGATCCTTTATGCTGTTGGAGGTTATGACGGAGCCACCAGGCAGTGTTTAAGTACGGTAGAAGCTTACAACCCTAAAAGCAACACGTGGAGCTATATAGCCGAGATGGGAACAAGACGCAGTGGAGCAG GTGTGGGTGTATTAAAAGGTTTACTTTATGCTGTGGGGGGCCACGACGGTCCACTGGTGAGGAAGAGTTGTGAAGTTTATGATCCAGCCACTAACAGCTGGAGACAAGTAGCTGACATGAACATGTGTCGACGTAATGCAG gcgtgtgtgctgtaaataatgtaCTCTACGTGGTGGGAGGAGATGACGGAAGCTGTAATTTGGCCTCGGTGGAGTTCTACAATCCGATCACTGACAAGTGGACGCTACTGCCGACCTGCATGAGCACAGGTCGCAGTTACGCAG GTGTGACTGTGATTGACAAGCCCTTATGA
- the klhl2 gene encoding kelch-like protein 2 isoform X2 — MVHAAGPSFQPLKNTRIMDSHPLQSLLCDVTIVAEDVEIAAHRVVLAAGSPYFHAMFTGEMAESRAKRVRIKEMDGWTLGLLIDYIYTAEIQVTEDNVQALLPAAGLLQLNEVKKACCEFLSSQLHPSNCLGIRAFADLHACSQLLTQANSFAEQHFTEVVGSEEFLNLGMEQVSSLIASDKLTIPSEEKVFEAVIAWVNHDKDVRQEHLAHLMEHVRLPLLSREYLVQRVEEESLIKNSSACKDYLIEAMKYHLLPADQRALMKTARTRMRTPACCPKVMVVVGGQAPKAIRSVECYDFEEQRWYQVAELPTRRCRAGVVYVAGCVYAVGGFNGSLRVRTVDCYDPMMDRWTSVSSMQDRRSTLGASVLNGLLYAVGGFDGSTGLSTVEAYNAKTDEWFHVAPMSTRRSSVGVGVVNGILYAVGGYDGATRQCLSTVEAYNPKSNTWSYIAEMGTRRSGAGVGVLKGLLYAVGGHDGPLVRKSCEVYDPATNSWRQVADMNMCRRNAGVCAVNNVLYVVGGDDGSCNLASVEFYNPITDKWTLLPTCMSTGRSYAGVTVIDKPL; from the exons ATGGTGCATGCCGCTGGGCCAAGTTTTCAGCCTCTGAAAAACACCAGAATCATGGACAGTCATCCGCT CCAGAGCCTGTTGTGTGATGTGACCATAGTGGCAGAGGACGTCGAGATCGCTGCTCACAGAGTGGTTCTGGCTGCTGGGAGCCCTTACTTTCACGCTATGTTCACAG GGGAGATGGCAGAAAGTAGGGCAAAACGAGTAAGGATAAAGGAGATGGATGGCTGGACTCTGGGCCTGCTGATTGACTACATCTACACGGCGGAGATACAGGTCACGGAGGATAATGtgcag GCGCTGTTGCCTGCAGCGGGGCTGCTCCAGCTGAACGAGGTGAAAAAGGCTTGCTGTGAGTTCCTGAGCTCTCAGCTTCATCCGTCCAACTGCCTGGGAATAAGAGCCTTCGCTGACCTACACGCCTGCTCCCAGCTTCTCACGCAGGCTAACAGCTTCGCAG AGCAACATTTCACCGAGGTGGTCGGGAGTGAGGAGTTTCTTAATTTGGGCATGGAGCAAGTGTCCAGCCTTATCGCCAGCGACAAGCTCACCATACCCTCGGAGGAGAAG GTTTTTGAGGCCGTCATAGCTTGGGTCAACCACGATAAAGACGTCCGCCAGGAGCATTTGGCTCACCTGATGGAACATGTCCGCCTGCCGCTCCTCTCCAGAGAATACCTGGTGCAG CGGGTGGAGGAGGAGTCTCTGATTAAGAACAGCAGTGCCTGTAAAGACTACCTGATTGAGGCCATGAAGTACCACCTCCTGCCGGCCGACCAGAGAGCTCTGATGAAGACCGCCCGTACACGCATGAGGACTCCAGCCTGCTGTCCTAAG GTGATGGTGGTGGTTGGCGGTCAGGCTCCTAAGGCCATTCGAAGTGTTGAATGTTACGACTTTGAGGAGCAGCGATGGTACCAAGTGGCTGAACTCCCAACTAGGAGGTGCCGAGCAG GTGTGGTGTATGTGGCCGGGTGCGTGTACGCGGTGGGCGGTTTCAACGGTTCTTTGCGTGTGCGGACGGTCGACTGTTACGACCCGATGATGGACCGCTGGACGAGCGTGAGCAGCATGCAGGACCGTCGATCGACGCTCGGGGCCTCTGTGCTCAACGGACTCCTGTACgctgttggaggctttgacggTAGCACAG GTCTGTCTACGGTCGAGGCGTATAACGCTAAGACAGACGAGTGGTTCCATGTGGCGCCCATGAGCACCCGACGCAGCAGTGTAGGAGTCGGCGTTGTCAATG GGATCCTTTATGCTGTTGGAGGTTATGACGGAGCCACCAGGCAGTGTTTAAGTACGGTAGAAGCTTACAACCCTAAAAGCAACACGTGGAGCTATATAGCCGAGATGGGAACAAGACGCAGTGGAGCAG GTGTGGGTGTATTAAAAGGTTTACTTTATGCTGTGGGGGGCCACGACGGTCCACTGGTGAGGAAGAGTTGTGAAGTTTATGATCCAGCCACTAACAGCTGGAGACAAGTAGCTGACATGAACATGTGTCGACGTAATGCAG gcgtgtgtgctgtaaataatgtaCTCTACGTGGTGGGAGGAGATGACGGAAGCTGTAATTTGGCCTCGGTGGAGTTCTACAATCCGATCACTGACAAGTGGACGCTACTGCCGACCTGCATGAGCACAGGTCGCAGTTACGCAG GTGTGACTGTGATTGACAAGCCCTTATGA
- the med28 gene encoding mediator of RNA polymerase II transcription subunit 28 yields the protein MASSMSGMFTGQQPPGAHPVGGPGGPGQPSFASAAPRTQGSNTLVDELEASFEACFASLVSQDYVNGTDQEEIRTGVDQCIQKFLDVARQTECFFLQKRLQLSVQKPEQVVKEDVSELRNELQRKEMLVQKHLTKLHHWQQVLEDVSGQHRKPSDLPPPGPLAFLEQASANLPPAPLKPN from the exons ATGGCTTCGTCCATGAGTGGGATGTTTACCGGCCAGCAGCCTCCTGGTGCTCATCCTGTCGGGGGTCCCGGCGGACCGGGCCAGCCGAGTTTCGCTAGTGCCGCTCCCAGGACCCAAGGAAGCAACACGTTGGTGGATGAACTGGAGGCTTCTTTTGAG GCATGTTTTGCATCCCTGGTGAGCCAAGATTACGTTAATGGAACAGACCAGGAGGAGATTCGAACAG GTGTGGACCAGTGCATACAAAAGTTTCTGGATGTGGCTCGGCAGACTGAGTGCTTCTTCTTACAGAAAAGGCTTCAGCTGTCTGTGCAGAAACCAGAGCAAGTGGTGAAAGAG GATGTGTCAGAGTTGCGTAATGAACTACAGAGAAAAGAAATGCTGGTTCAGAAGCACTTGACGAAGCTGCACCACTGGCAACAAGTGCTGGAGGATGTGAGCGGTCAGCATCGTAAACCCTCAGACCTTCCCCCTCCTGGACCGCTGGCTTTTCTGGAGCAGGCCTCTGCAAATCTGCCCCCTGCCCCCTTAAAGCCAAACTAA
- the lap3 gene encoding cytosol aminopeptidase: MTMFLVRTAARTAVRTNSCRSFCVSHTHLSDRKGLVLGVFEKKEEEEEGTLHLTEAAAGFDKSLSGKLSELLKLSGPALKNGKSRVFYGLHKDFPCVAVVGLGKNNAGVCGTENWDTSKENIRQAVSAGCRLLQDLEVSHVEVDSCGDAQSAAEGAVLGLFQYDQLKSKKKTKVTTQLHGSADVVGWEKGVMYGEGQNLARLLMEAPANHITPTAFAKTIEEKLAPHADRVTIHKRPQAWIEEQQMGAFLSVSKGSEEPPVFLELHYNGSPDSKQPPLLLVGKGITFDSGGISLKPSASMDAMRADMGGAATVCASIVTAASLKLPVNIIGLAPLCENMPSGKATKPGDVVRAKNGKTIQVDNTDAEGRLILADALCYGHVFNPRAIVNVATLTGAMDVALGSAAAGVFTNSDWLWEQLHRASVVTGDRVWRMPLFQHYTKQVTDSQLADLNNIGKYSRSGGACTAAAFLREFVKAPHWAHLDIAGVMSNKDEIPYLRKGMSGRPTRTLVEFAAGLAHNG; encoded by the exons ATGACAATGTTTCTGGTGAGGACAGCTGCGCGGACGGCGGTGCGGACAAACTCCTGCAGGTCGTTTTGTGTCTCACACACTCACCTGAGCGACAGAAAG ggtCTGGTGCTGGGAGTGTttgagaagaaggaggaggaggaggagggcactCTTCATCTGACAGAGGCGGCTGCAGGGTTTGACAAGTCTCTCTCCGGAAAGCTCTCTGAGCTGCTCAAACT CTCTGGGCCTGCACTCAAGAACGGCAAAAGCAGAGTATTTTATGGACTTCACAAG GACTTCCCATGTGTAGCAGTAGTCGGTTTGGGTAAGAACAACGCAGGTGTTTGTGGCACGGAAAACTGGGACACCAGCAAGGAGAACATCAGGCAGGCTGTGTCAG CTGGCTGCCGGTTACTTCAGGACCTGGAGGTGAGCCACGTGGAGGTGGACAGCTGTGGTGATGCCCAGTCAGCAGCAGAAGGCGCCGTTCTGGGATTGTTTCAGTATGACCAGCTCAAATCCAAGAAGAAGACCAAAGTAACAACGCAGCTTCACGGCAG CGCTGACGTGGTCGGCTGGGAGAAAGGCGTCATGTATGGAGAGGGCCAAAACCTGGCACGGCTTCTCATGGAAGCGCCCGCCAATCACATCACGCCTACTGCTTTTGCCAAAACCATTGAAGAGAAACTGGCTCCACATGCTGATCGAGTCACCATACACAAGAG ACCGCAGGCTTGGATAGAGGAACAACAGATGGGAGCCTTCCTTAGTGTGTCTAAAGGTTCAGAGGAGCCCCCTGTCTTCTTGGAGCTACATTACAACGGTTCTCCTGACAGTAAGCAGCCTCCGCTGCTCCTAGTAGGAAAAGGCATCACATTTGACAG TGGGGGCATTTCTCTGAAGCCCTCTGCCTCTATGGATGCGATGAGGGCCGACATGGGCGGAGCTGCCACGGTGTGCGCCTCCATCGTCACAGCAGCATCTCTGAAACTCCCTGTCAACATTATCG GTCTAGCCCCCTTATGTGAGAACATGCCCAGTGGGAAGGCTACTAAACCAGGTGATGTTGTCAGAGCCAAGAATGGAAAAACAATCCAG GTTGATAATACAGATGCAGAGGGCAGACTGATTCTCGCTGATGCTCTCTGTTATGGACATGTCTTCAACCCCAGAGCCATTGTCAATGTTGCTACGCTAACAG GTGCGATGGATGTAGCGCTcggctcagcagcagcaggagtctTTACAAATTCTGACTGGCTCTGGGAGCAGCTGCACAGG gCTAGTGTTGTGACAGGTGACAGGGTGTGGCGGATGCCTCTGTTCCAGCACTACACCAAACAGGTGACTGATAGCCAGCTGGCTGACCTCAACAACATTGGCAAGTACAGCCG ctctGGTGGTGCATGCACTGCAGCTGCATTCCTGAGGGAGTTCGTCAAAGCTCCTCACTGGGCTCATCTGGACATCGCCGGTGTGATGAGTAACAAAGACGAAATCCCCTACCTGAGGAAAGGCATGTCTGGAAGACCAACACGTACACTGGTGGAGTTTGCTGCTGGTCTAGCCCACAATGGCTAA
- the clrn2 gene encoding clarin-2 has protein sequence MPSLWKRITFSVASALCIGSVVLLVVALSTERWVTGRILCKTGVEIVNASNPELDKFIGSIYYGLFQGGKTKRCGLGHRRSKIYIFPKLVRTLNGGLHMMVILFLLVAVGFALVSLSFCIYNARKVPYQSIKGHKGLYLWNFIAALFGALGILCFLAAVRHHSLTERVANFRENLFVLVVLDDSLDWSFWLGVGSIATHFAVCGVVAMSRIKLPKPEIKKPEEPTVSAVDLLY, from the exons ATGCCTTCTCTGTGGAAGCGGATAACATTCTCGGTGGCCTCGGCGCTCTGTATCGGCTCGGTGGTCCTCTTGGTGGTGGCTTTATCCACGGAGCGGTGGGTTACCGGGCGGATCCTGTGTAAAACCGGGGTGGAGATAGTGAATGCGTCAAATCCCGAGCTGGACAAGTTCATCGGGAGCATTTATTACGGATTGTTCCAGGGAGGAAAGACCAAGAGGTGCGGGCTCGGGCACAGGCGCTCCAAAATTTACA TTTTCCCAAAGCTTGTGCGGACACTGAATGGGGGCCTCCACATGATGGTGATCCTGTTCCTGCTGGTGGCTGTGGGTTTTGCGCTGGTCAGTCTGTCTTTCTGCATTTACAACGCACGCAAGGTTCCATACCAGAGCATCAAAGGGCACAAGGGACTCTATCTGTGGAACTTCATCGCTG CtctgtttggtgccctgggtATTCTGTGCTTCCTGGCAGCTGTCAGACACCACAGTCTGACTGAGCGAGTGGCAAACTTTCGGGAGAACCTCTTCGTCCTCGTCGTCTTGGATGACAGTCTGGACTGGTCTTTCTGGCTTGGCGTAGGCAGCATTGCAACTCACTTTGCTGTCTGTGGAGTGGTCGCGATGAGTCGGATCAAGCTGCCCAAACCGGAGATCAAAAAACCTGAAGAACCGACTGTCTCTGCTGTGGACCTGCTGTACtga